Proteins encoded together in one Miscanthus floridulus cultivar M001 chromosome 16, ASM1932011v1, whole genome shotgun sequence window:
- the LOC136513581 gene encoding probable leucine-rich repeat receptor-like protein kinase At5g49770, with amino-acid sequence MSLPIALVVGIAAGGATLLAAAAVLLALWCAVRRRARRNRNSDTGSSDPSTLVEWGKGGRSSLAPEPEHQVARQFSLEDLVQATKNFSDANIVGAGSFGLVYMGLLLDGTVVAIKRRVGAATQVFADEVRWLSEIRHRNIVTLIGYCQEGGLQMLVYEYLPNGSVCGHLYDTRKGSATRLEFKQRLSIAIGAAKGLNHLHSLDPPLIHKDFKTNNVLVDENFIAKVADAGLVRLIRGSDDAGPSHGFSNSVYQDPEVQSMTQFSESSDVYSFGVFLLELITGREAASLIPTDSREYLAHWMEAHFSSKELMDPRLAGNFTAEGMKELVGLAFQCLNPSSRRRPRMRLVATELDRILETEMSMTTFMGDGTTIVTLGSQLFTS; translated from the exons ATGTCATTGCCGATCGCCCTTGTAGTCGGCATTGCCGCCGGTGGCGCCACCTTGCTCGCGGCGGCGGCCGTGCTGCTCGCGCTCTGGTGCGCTGTGCGGCGGAGGGCGCGGCGTAACCGCAACTCCGACACCGGCTCCTCCGACCCCTCAACGCTAG TGGAGTGGGGAAAGGGGGGCAGGAGCTCGTTGGCACCGGAGCCGGAGCATCAGGTTGCGAGGCAATTCTCGCTCGAGGACCTGGTGCAGGCCACCAAGAACTTCAGCGACGCGAACATCGTCGGCGCGGGGAGCTTCGGATTGGTGTACATGGGCCTGCTTCTTGATGGCACTGTTGTCGCGATCAAGAGGCGCGTGGGGGCAGCAACTCAGGTGTTTGCTGATGAG GTTAGGTGGCTTTCAGAGATTCGTCACCGAAACATCGTAACTCTCATTGGTTACTGTCAAGAAGGGGGTCTACAAATGCTGGTGTATGAGTACCTGCCCAATGGCAGTGTATGTGGCCATCTGTATG ATACCAGGAAAGGCTCCGCAACACGGCTTGAGTTCAAACAAAGGCTCTCAATAGCCATTGGAGCAGCTAAag GTTTGAATCATCTACACAGTCTTGATCCTCCTTTGATACACAAAGACTTCAAGACAAACAATGTGCTGGTTGATGAAAATTTCATTGCAAAGGTGGCTGATGCTGGACTTGTTAGGCTAATTAGAGGATCTGACGACGCTGGCCCATCGCATGGgtttagtaatagtgtttaccaaGACCCAGA GGTACAATCGATGACTCAGTTCTCTGAAAGCAGCGATGTGTACAGCTTTGGAGTTTTCCTTTTGGAGCTAATTACTGGCAGGGAAGCGGCTTCCTTGATACCTACAGATTCCAGAGAATATCTGGCCCACTGG ATGGAAGCGCATTTCAGTTCAAaagaactgatggacccaagattaGCCGGCAACTTCACTGCAGAAGGTATGAAGGAGCTTGTTGGCCTGGCCTTCCAATGCTTGAACCCATCATCGAGACGCCGACCAAGGATGAGGCTTGTCGCGACCGAACTAGACCGGATTCTGGAGACGGAGATGTCCATGACAACATTCATGGGCGACGGAACCACCATCGTCACGCTCGGGAGCCAATTGTTCACGTCATGA